The following proteins are encoded in a genomic region of Synechococcus sp. CBW1002:
- a CDS encoding FtsW/RodA/SpoVE family cell cycle protein: protein MGPRGLLPLPWSQWPAEARLVLGLVALWSLVGVLVLTSASWWVAEREMGDGAFYVKRQVIWMVASWGLLYLGICTNLRRWLRLAAPALLIGGLLIAATLVVGSTVNGASRWLVIGPLQIQPSELVKPFVVLQGAALFSHWRRIGADQKLLWIGVFGVLILLILKQPNLSTAALLGLLLWLIALAGGLSLQLLVGSAAAGGLVGTASILVNEYQRLRVTSFLDPWKDAQGDGYQLVQSLMAIGSGGVLGEGYGLSTQKLQYLPIQSTDFIFAVFAEEFGYVGSVVLLLFLLLFGFVGLRVALSCRSNQQRLVAIGCTTLLVGQSILNIAVASGAMPTTGLPLPMISYGGNSLLSSLLVAGLLIRCSLESSGLEAPRRRRRERQPAPIG, encoded by the coding sequence ATCGGCCCACGCGGGTTGCTCCCCCTGCCATGGTCCCAGTGGCCAGCGGAAGCGCGTCTGGTGCTTGGTTTGGTGGCCCTCTGGAGTCTGGTGGGAGTGTTGGTGCTCACCTCGGCCAGCTGGTGGGTTGCAGAACGGGAAATGGGAGACGGCGCCTTCTATGTCAAACGCCAGGTGATCTGGATGGTGGCCAGCTGGGGGCTTCTGTACCTCGGCATCTGCACCAACCTGCGCCGCTGGCTGCGACTGGCCGCTCCGGCCCTGCTGATCGGTGGTCTGCTGATCGCGGCCACGCTGGTCGTGGGCAGCACGGTGAACGGGGCCAGCCGCTGGCTGGTGATCGGGCCTCTCCAGATTCAGCCCTCGGAACTGGTCAAACCCTTCGTGGTGCTCCAGGGCGCCGCCCTTTTCTCGCACTGGCGCCGCATCGGGGCCGATCAGAAGCTGCTCTGGATCGGAGTCTTCGGAGTCCTGATCCTCCTGATCCTCAAGCAGCCCAACCTCAGCACCGCTGCTCTGCTGGGCCTGCTGCTCTGGTTGATCGCCCTGGCAGGTGGCCTTTCGCTGCAGCTGCTGGTCGGTTCCGCAGCTGCAGGAGGCCTGGTGGGCACCGCCAGCATCCTGGTGAACGAGTACCAACGGCTTCGCGTCACCTCCTTCCTGGATCCCTGGAAAGATGCCCAGGGCGATGGGTATCAGCTGGTGCAAAGCCTGATGGCGATCGGCTCAGGCGGGGTGCTGGGCGAGGGCTACGGTCTCTCCACCCAGAAGCTGCAGTACCTGCCGATTCAATCCACTGATTTCATCTTCGCGGTATTCGCCGAGGAATTCGGCTATGTGGGATCAGTGGTCTTGCTGCTGTTTCTGCTGCTGTTCGGTTTCGTGGGGCTCCGCGTTGCCCTGAGTTGCCGCAGCAACCAGCAACGGCTGGTGGCGATCGGTTGCACCACCCTGCTGGTGGGCCAGTCGATTCTCAACATCGCCGTGGCCAGCGGCGCCATGCCCACCACCGGTCTGCCGCTGCCGATGATCAGCTACGGCGGCAACTCGCTGCTCTCCAGCCTGCTGGTGGCGGGCCTGCTGATCCGCTGTTCCCTGGAAAGCAGCGGCCTTGAAGCCCCGCGTCGCAGGCGGCGGGAGCGTCAACCTGCCCCGATAGGCTGA
- a CDS encoding allophycocyanin — translation MSIVSNSIINADAEARYLSPGELDQIKAFVGGGQRRLRVAQVLSESRERIVKQAGGQLFQKRPDCISPGGSAYGEEMTASCLRDMDYYLRLVTYGIIAGDVTPIEEIGIIGAREMYRSLGVPLDAMAESVREMKAVAASMLTGSDAEEAGTYFDYVVGALS, via the coding sequence ATGAGCATCGTCTCCAACTCGATCATCAACGCGGACGCCGAAGCCCGCTACCTCAGCCCTGGCGAACTCGACCAGATCAAGGCTTTTGTAGGCGGCGGTCAGCGTCGTCTACGCGTAGCCCAGGTCCTCAGCGAGAGCCGTGAGCGCATTGTCAAGCAGGCCGGCGGCCAGCTTTTCCAAAAGCGCCCCGACTGCATCTCCCCTGGCGGAAGCGCCTATGGCGAGGAGATGACCGCCTCCTGCCTGCGCGACATGGATTACTACCTGCGCCTGGTGACCTACGGAATCATCGCGGGTGATGTCACACCGATTGAAGAAATCGGCATCATCGGCGCCCGTGAAATGTATCGGTCCCTGGGCGTCCCCCTCGATGCCATGGCGGAATCCGTGCGCGAGATGAAGGCCGTCGCCGCCAGCATGCTGACGGGCTCCGATGCCGAAGAAGCTGGCACCTACTTCGACTATGTCGTCGGCGCCCTCTCCTGA
- a CDS encoding cytochrome c biogenesis protein CcdA, with translation MTSLGLTLADWARASEDLLSHSLEQPGPFTLALVFGAGLLTSLGPCSLSLLPVTLAYLAGFGAPSANPLARPALPVLRSVSFASGIVAALVLLGLASGLLGRLYGQLPSQLPLLVAVVALMMGLNLLGLVKLPMPAGPDPDRWRRRVPAPLAPLAAGLAFGLAATPCTTPVLAVLLTWMAQSGRPLAGMLMLTCFGAGQVLPLLLAGTAAASLPGLLRLRRIGQWIPTISGVLLITIGGLTLLNHL, from the coding sequence ATGACCAGCCTCGGGCTGACTCTGGCCGACTGGGCTCGTGCCAGTGAAGATCTGCTCAGCCACTCCCTCGAGCAGCCCGGGCCCTTTACCCTTGCCCTTGTCTTCGGAGCGGGCCTGCTGACCAGCCTGGGGCCCTGCTCGCTGTCGTTGCTGCCGGTCACCCTCGCCTACCTGGCAGGGTTCGGTGCGCCATCGGCCAACCCGCTGGCCCGGCCAGCTCTGCCGGTTCTGCGCAGCGTCAGCTTTGCCAGCGGCATCGTGGCGGCCCTCGTGTTGCTGGGCCTGGCCAGCGGTCTGCTGGGCCGTCTCTACGGCCAGTTGCCCAGTCAGCTGCCCCTGTTGGTGGCGGTGGTGGCCCTGATGATGGGCCTGAATCTTCTTGGACTGGTGAAGCTGCCGATGCCGGCCGGGCCTGATCCGGATCGCTGGCGCCGCCGTGTGCCGGCTCCGCTGGCCCCCCTGGCTGCCGGCCTCGCCTTTGGCCTGGCTGCCACCCCCTGCACCACGCCCGTGCTGGCGGTGCTGCTCACCTGGATGGCCCAGAGCGGCCGTCCCCTGGCCGGCATGCTCATGCTTACCTGCTTCGGAGCCGGACAGGTGCTGCCGCTGCTCCTGGCGGGCACCGCCGCGGCCAGCCTGCCGGGCCTGCTGCGGCTGCGGCGCATCGGTCAGTGGATTCCGACGATCAGCGGCGTGCTGCTGATCACCATCGGCGGTCTCACCCTGCTGAACCACCTCTGA
- a CDS encoding cytochrome c biogenesis protein ResB, translating to MTSSSATSSGPTRTLQRLIAALADLRLAIALLVVIAIASGIGTAIPQQESAELYHRIYDNQPWLGLLDGDGVLRLQLDHVYSSSWFLALLAWLGLALLLCSWRRQWPALQAALRWIDYRSPRQLSKLSLAETVSLAQPQQGLDRLADLLAQQGWQLQRHPDRLAARKGILGRIGPLLVHAGMVVLMVGAAWGSLGGHRQEQFLAPGRELELLDSRGRRQLTLALDRFAIERDPAGRPEQFRSQLRLLNPADPTTGEPSVKKAEISVNHPLRYRGITLYQADWALAAITVQLGRSPLLQLPLQSFPQLGEQIWGLVLPTRPDGSEPVLLSLSSEDGPVQVFGPDGQSLAQLVPGGPAQEVKGLPVRVVSVLPASGILLKRDPGVPLVYTGFAIALAGGAASLIATRQLWAIAESSESADSIESSNGLSSDRPGRLHVAGLCNRNLTAFSQELPSLLAQLDLERSTGAQQA from the coding sequence ATGACCAGCAGCTCCGCCACCTCCTCGGGTCCGACCCGAACCCTGCAACGCCTGATCGCTGCACTGGCCGATCTGCGGCTGGCGATCGCCCTGCTGGTGGTGATCGCCATCGCCAGCGGCATCGGCACCGCCATCCCACAACAGGAAAGCGCCGAGCTGTATCACCGGATCTACGACAACCAGCCCTGGCTGGGGCTGCTGGACGGCGACGGCGTCCTGCGCCTGCAGCTTGATCACGTGTATTCCAGCAGCTGGTTCCTCGCCTTGCTGGCCTGGCTGGGCCTGGCCCTTCTGTTGTGCAGCTGGCGGCGCCAATGGCCGGCCCTGCAGGCGGCCCTGCGCTGGATCGATTACCGCTCGCCCCGGCAGCTGAGCAAGCTCAGCCTGGCGGAAACCGTGAGCCTGGCACAGCCGCAGCAAGGCCTTGATCGCCTGGCCGATCTACTTGCCCAGCAAGGCTGGCAACTGCAACGTCATCCAGACCGCCTGGCGGCCCGCAAGGGGATCCTGGGACGGATCGGCCCCCTTCTGGTGCATGCGGGCATGGTGGTGCTGATGGTGGGCGCCGCCTGGGGCTCCCTGGGGGGGCACCGGCAGGAACAGTTCCTCGCACCGGGAAGGGAACTGGAACTGCTCGACAGCCGAGGCCGCAGACAGCTCACCCTCGCCCTGGATCGCTTCGCGATCGAGCGCGATCCAGCCGGCCGCCCGGAGCAGTTCCGCTCTCAACTACGCCTGCTCAACCCCGCCGATCCAACCACCGGCGAGCCCAGTGTCAAGAAGGCCGAGATCAGCGTCAACCATCCCCTGCGCTACCGCGGCATCACCCTGTATCAGGCCGACTGGGCCCTGGCCGCCATCACCGTGCAGCTAGGCCGCAGCCCTCTGCTGCAACTGCCACTGCAGAGCTTCCCGCAACTGGGTGAACAGATCTGGGGCCTGGTGCTGCCCACCCGTCCGGATGGATCAGAGCCGGTGCTGCTCAGCCTCAGCAGCGAGGACGGACCGGTGCAGGTGTTCGGGCCCGACGGCCAGAGCCTGGCCCAGCTGGTGCCCGGTGGCCCCGCTCAGGAAGTGAAGGGACTGCCGGTCCGCGTGGTCAGCGTGTTGCCGGCCAGCGGCATCCTTCTGAAACGAGACCCTGGTGTGCCGCTCGTCTACACGGGCTTCGCCATTGCCCTGGCCGGCGGCGCTGCCAGCCTGATCGCCACCCGGCAGCTTTGGGCCATCGCGGAATCCTCAGAATCGGCAGACAGCATCGAAAGCTCAAACGGGCTCAGCAGCGACCGTCCAGGCCGTCTGCACGTGGCCGGACTTTGCAACCGAAACCTCACGGCCTTCTCTCAGGAGCTGCCGTCCCTGCTGGCCCAGCTGGACCTGGAGAGGTCCACCGGCGCTCAGCAGGCCTGA
- the apcB gene encoding allophycocyanin subunit beta, translated as MQDAITNVINQADVQGLYLDGSSMGRLEQYYASGELRVRAAATISANASGIIKEAVAKSLLYSDITRPGGNMYTCRRYAACIRDMDYYLRYATYAMLAGDTSILDERVLNGLKETYNSLGVPIGATVQAIQAMKESTAALVGPDAGREMGVYFDYISSGLGN; from the coding sequence ATGCAAGACGCGATCACCAACGTCATCAACCAAGCTGACGTCCAGGGGCTTTACCTTGACGGCTCCTCCATGGGCCGCCTGGAGCAGTACTACGCCAGCGGTGAGCTGCGCGTCCGTGCCGCCGCCACCATCAGCGCCAACGCCTCCGGCATCATCAAGGAAGCCGTCGCCAAATCGCTGCTCTATTCGGACATCACCCGTCCGGGTGGCAACATGTACACCTGCCGTCGGTATGCAGCCTGCATCCGCGACATGGATTACTACCTGCGCTACGCCACCTACGCCATGCTGGCCGGTGACACCTCCATTCTGGATGAGCGCGTTCTCAATGGACTGAAGGAGACCTACAACTCCCTGGGTGTGCCCATCGGAGCCACCGTCCAAGCCATTCAGGCCATGAAGGAATCCACTGCTGCACTGGTGGGTCCCGACGCCGGCCGTGAAATGGGCGTGTACTTCGACTACATCAGCTCCGGCCTGGGTAACTGA
- a CDS encoding phycobilisome linker polypeptide — MRLFKITACIPCPEKARSQRELQNTYFTKWVPFESWFAEQQRIMKQGGKILKVELATGRRQQNVGN; from the coding sequence ATGCGTCTGTTCAAGATCACAGCCTGCATCCCCTGCCCCGAAAAGGCACGCAGTCAAAGGGAACTGCAGAACACCTACTTCACCAAGTGGGTGCCCTTCGAGAGCTGGTTCGCTGAACAGCAGCGAATCATGAAGCAGGGGGGCAAGATTCTGAAGGTCGAACTGGCCACCGGTCGTCGTCAGCAGAACGTCGGTAACTGA
- a CDS encoding P-II family nitrogen regulator yields the protein MKKVEAIIRPFKLEDVKIALVNAGIVGMTVSEVRGFGRQKGQVERYRGSEFTVEFLQKLKLEIVVDDGQVDTVVTAIQDAARTGEIGDGKIFVSTIDSVIRIRTGERDSGAI from the coding sequence ATGAAAAAAGTCGAGGCCATCATTCGTCCCTTCAAGCTTGAGGACGTCAAGATCGCCCTGGTCAATGCCGGCATCGTCGGCATGACCGTGAGTGAAGTCAGGGGTTTCGGCCGGCAGAAGGGTCAGGTGGAGCGTTACCGCGGCTCTGAGTTCACAGTGGAGTTTCTGCAGAAGCTCAAACTTGAAATCGTGGTGGATGACGGCCAGGTGGACACCGTGGTGACGGCGATCCAGGATGCGGCTCGTACCGGCGAGATCGGCGACGGCAAGATCTTCGTGAGCACGATCGATTCTGTGATCCGCATCCGCACCGGCGAGCGGGACAGCGGCGCCATCTGA
- a CDS encoding phycobilisome rod-core linker polypeptide, which produces MTVTASSGSTRVTPQLYDTLPLSSVRQAEQQDRFPDGGELDSLITFFQSGQTRVAVARRIAANAQTIVAKAANRIFAGGTPLSYLDAPLSSGGDETPLAADQAAFQRSVQTFTGAGAAASRGNLIRRLLDGAGGDADVRVILPTGFNPISVAVYGTERMKKSVRDMAWFLRYVGYAVVAGDPSILAVNTRGLRDILEKACSLAATNVALQEMRAAAAGLFKGEPEARQLVIDYFNVLLKELEVPTPSARQRLGSPENQGLQLPAIYALSAEGAQRFNMKPGMSGAQKAEVIRAAYRQVFERDIVKGYSQVVCPVEATQVRQGQISMREFIRALGRSKEYRQQFYGRFSNSRAVELAFRHFLGRGLSSKEEFTRYFDIVSAQGLNGLVDSLINTQEYARVFGEETVPYLRDLGEEAQESAGWGSNRKLFRFSAPFEGAPQYITLYSSYRQPFGDQHAYGGGNDPLGLNYGAIFPSGTANVATRPAPYGYDARRILIGNGMSQPGQMDSPQFRKAKPRRVGPKVVRLQQIATGGNSVPLRGGQPSIRGTEASTQAVIRAVYVQILGTTGYAGESTKVEEIKLENGDISLREFIRQVARSDAFRRRYWSGLYITKAIEVMHRRILGRPTFGRWEINAYFDTAARKGFYGVVDAMINSPEYSQSFGEDTVPYERFITAADVNARRVPALRRAFNAAAVADLTLARRPDVAQPQRLQTVGDLVPRNLPGRRQVIVGGWSATVAGGESMASSRVVEGPESIRKDPEPTRRWSQPRWQPGGGVPMPWRSGVVPGPVKPLGAPSVGGPSWSATVSTTLVASPARQPGAAMRQALRPGRPQGYGRRQSLGMPVVLTSLRSEDKLQQVIEASYRQLLNRVPFSAERLGDAESQLRDGQLSVADFVGQIASSSLFLDRLNRMAPLRAAAAAHLALLGRAAQPEESSRFLATRVRSGLLSAVEALLSSDHYAQAFGRDTVPYIRGLDTSDGIPLETVNRTAALYAGNAGLTPAPKGAI; this is translated from the coding sequence ATGACCGTGACCGCCAGCAGCGGCAGCACCAGGGTCACACCCCAGCTCTACGACACCCTGCCGCTCTCCAGCGTCCGTCAGGCGGAGCAGCAGGACCGATTCCCCGACGGCGGGGAACTCGACAGCCTGATCACCTTCTTCCAGAGCGGTCAGACCCGCGTGGCTGTGGCCCGGCGCATCGCCGCCAATGCTCAGACGATCGTGGCCAAGGCCGCAAACCGCATCTTTGCGGGCGGCACGCCCCTCTCCTATCTGGATGCGCCCCTCAGCAGCGGAGGCGACGAGACCCCTCTCGCCGCCGACCAGGCCGCATTTCAGCGTTCCGTGCAGACCTTCACCGGTGCCGGAGCCGCCGCCAGCCGAGGCAACCTGATCCGTCGGCTGCTCGACGGCGCCGGCGGCGACGCCGACGTGCGCGTGATCCTGCCGACTGGTTTCAACCCGATCTCGGTGGCTGTCTACGGCACCGAGCGGATGAAGAAGTCGGTCCGTGACATGGCCTGGTTCCTGCGTTACGTCGGCTATGCCGTGGTGGCCGGAGATCCCAGCATCCTGGCGGTGAACACCCGCGGCCTGCGGGACATCCTGGAGAAAGCCTGTTCGCTGGCGGCCACGAATGTGGCCCTGCAGGAGATGCGAGCCGCCGCCGCCGGCCTGTTCAAGGGCGAGCCGGAGGCCCGCCAGCTGGTGATCGATTACTTCAACGTGCTGCTCAAGGAGCTTGAGGTGCCGACGCCCTCGGCGCGTCAACGGCTCGGCAGCCCCGAGAACCAGGGACTGCAACTGCCCGCCATCTATGCGCTCTCCGCCGAAGGTGCGCAGCGCTTCAACATGAAGCCCGGCATGAGTGGTGCCCAGAAAGCCGAGGTGATTCGCGCCGCCTACCGCCAGGTGTTTGAGCGCGACATCGTCAAGGGTTACAGCCAGGTGGTCTGCCCTGTGGAAGCAACCCAGGTGCGGCAAGGCCAGATCTCGATGCGCGAATTCATCCGTGCCCTGGGCCGGAGCAAGGAATATCGCCAGCAGTTTTATGGCCGCTTCTCCAACAGCCGTGCGGTTGAACTGGCATTCCGCCACTTCCTCGGCCGGGGCCTGAGTTCCAAGGAGGAATTCACCCGCTACTTCGACATCGTCAGTGCCCAAGGTCTGAACGGCCTAGTCGATTCGCTGATCAATACCCAGGAGTACGCCCGCGTCTTCGGCGAAGAGACCGTGCCTTACCTGCGCGATCTCGGCGAGGAAGCCCAGGAGAGCGCCGGTTGGGGGTCGAACCGGAAGCTGTTCCGCTTCAGCGCTCCGTTTGAAGGAGCCCCGCAGTACATCACCCTCTACTCGTCTTACCGCCAGCCCTTCGGCGATCAACACGCCTACGGCGGTGGTAACGATCCGCTCGGTCTCAACTACGGCGCCATCTTCCCGTCCGGCACGGCCAACGTGGCCACGCGTCCGGCTCCGTATGGTTATGACGCGCGCCGCATCCTGATCGGCAATGGCATGAGCCAGCCTGGTCAGATGGACAGCCCTCAGTTCCGCAAGGCCAAACCTCGTCGGGTCGGGCCCAAGGTGGTGCGGCTGCAGCAGATCGCCACCGGAGGCAATTCCGTGCCCCTGCGCGGTGGACAGCCCAGCATCCGCGGCACTGAAGCCAGCACCCAGGCCGTGATCCGGGCGGTCTACGTCCAGATCCTCGGGACCACGGGCTATGCCGGTGAGTCCACCAAGGTGGAGGAGATCAAGCTCGAAAACGGTGACATCAGCCTGCGCGAGTTCATTCGCCAGGTGGCCCGCTCGGATGCGTTCCGGCGCCGTTACTGGAGCGGGCTCTACATCACCAAGGCCATTGAGGTGATGCATCGCCGCATCCTCGGCCGGCCCACCTTCGGCCGCTGGGAGATCAACGCCTACTTCGACACGGCCGCACGCAAGGGTTTCTACGGCGTTGTCGACGCCATGATCAATTCCCCTGAATACAGCCAGAGCTTTGGTGAAGACACCGTTCCCTACGAACGCTTCATCACAGCGGCCGATGTCAATGCTCGCCGTGTTCCGGCCCTCAGGCGAGCCTTCAATGCCGCCGCGGTGGCTGATCTCACCCTGGCCAGGCGCCCTGACGTGGCACAGCCCCAGCGCCTGCAGACCGTGGGCGATCTGGTGCCCCGCAACCTGCCCGGTCGCCGCCAGGTGATCGTCGGTGGCTGGAGCGCCACTGTGGCCGGCGGTGAAAGCATGGCCAGCAGCCGTGTGGTCGAAGGCCCTGAAAGCATCCGCAAGGATCCGGAACCCACCCGTCGCTGGAGCCAGCCACGTTGGCAGCCCGGCGGTGGTGTCCCGATGCCCTGGCGCAGCGGCGTCGTCCCCGGCCCCGTCAAACCCCTGGGGGCACCAAGCGTTGGAGGTCCGAGCTGGTCTGCCACGGTGTCCACCACGCTGGTGGCTTCGCCCGCACGCCAGCCCGGTGCGGCGATGCGACAGGCCCTGCGCCCTGGCCGTCCCCAGGGGTACGGCCGTCGCCAAAGCCTCGGCATGCCTGTGGTGCTGACCAGCCTGCGCAGCGAAGACAAGCTGCAGCAGGTGATTGAGGCCAGCTACCGGCAATTGCTCAATCGTGTTCCCTTCTCTGCCGAACGGCTTGGGGATGCGGAATCCCAGTTGCGGGATGGCCAGCTGAGCGTCGCCGATTTTGTCGGCCAGATCGCCTCCAGCAGCCTGTTCCTGGATCGGCTCAACCGCATGGCCCCGCTCCGAGCTGCCGCGGCCGCGCACCTGGCTCTGCTGGGCCGCGCCGCCCAGCCCGAGGAATCCAGTCGTTTCCTGGCTACCCGAGTGCGCAGTGGTCTGCTCAGCGCGGTGGAGGCTCTGCTCTCCAGCGACCATTACGCCCAGGCGTTCGGTCGCGACACGGTGCCCTACATCCGAGGATTGGATACCAGTGACGGCATCCCGCTGGAGACCGTGAACCGCACGGCAGCCCTCTATGCCGGCAATGCCGGCCTGACTCCAGCGCCGAAAGGGGCGATCTGA
- a CDS encoding class I SAM-dependent methyltransferase gives MTSAGSPSVPPAATDAAPGASTDAATPVVSAFYDRFPYPGDPLQDGPPPGYNWRWCVNAAYAACTGALPAAAAGGRPLRLLDAGCGTGVSTDYLAHLNPGSEILAVDISSGALAVARERLRRSGGGERSQVRIENRSLLDLADEGSFDYINSVGVLHHLRQPAAGLAALASRLKPGGLLHLFLYADGGRWEIHRTQRALGLLGAGSGADGLRLGRQLFADLPASNRLRRHHEQRWAMDTAADANFADMYLHPQETSYDLDRLFAFVASADLTFAGFSNPAVWDPARLLQGELLERARALSERQQWQLVQELDPDISHFEFFLSKGPILRPDWSDDTVLLQARGVRNPCIWGWPGTSLLDSDMAPLDLSEEGVLLLQALEAAGPEQPLERLLPDWSRAQLLSTARLLLEQRLLLLRPGE, from the coding sequence ATGACCTCCGCAGGCTCGCCATCGGTTCCTCCGGCTGCCACCGATGCCGCTCCCGGTGCCAGCACCGATGCCGCCACCCCGGTGGTGAGTGCCTTCTATGACCGGTTTCCCTACCCGGGCGATCCGCTCCAGGACGGCCCGCCGCCTGGATACAACTGGCGTTGGTGTGTCAACGCGGCCTATGCGGCCTGTACCGGGGCCCTGCCCGCTGCGGCTGCGGGCGGGCGACCGCTGCGGCTGCTGGACGCCGGATGCGGCACGGGTGTCAGCACCGATTACCTGGCCCATCTCAACCCCGGCTCCGAGATCCTGGCGGTGGACATCTCCAGCGGTGCCCTGGCCGTGGCCCGCGAGCGGCTGCGTCGCTCCGGCGGCGGCGAGCGTTCCCAGGTGCGGATCGAGAACCGCAGCCTGCTGGACCTGGCCGACGAAGGCAGCTTCGACTACATCAATTCCGTGGGGGTGCTGCACCATCTGCGCCAGCCGGCGGCCGGCCTGGCGGCCCTGGCCTCACGGCTCAAGCCCGGGGGGCTCCTGCACCTGTTTCTCTATGCCGATGGCGGACGCTGGGAGATCCACCGCACCCAGCGCGCCCTCGGCCTGCTGGGTGCGGGCAGCGGCGCCGACGGACTGAGGCTCGGCCGGCAGCTGTTCGCCGACCTGCCTGCCTCCAATCGCCTGCGCCGCCATCACGAGCAGCGCTGGGCCATGGACACGGCCGCCGATGCCAACTTCGCCGACATGTACCTGCACCCGCAGGAGACCAGTTACGACCTGGATCGTCTCTTCGCCTTCGTGGCCTCGGCGGATCTGACTTTCGCCGGCTTCTCCAATCCGGCCGTCTGGGATCCGGCCAGGCTGCTGCAGGGCGAGTTGCTCGAGCGAGCCCGTGCCCTGAGTGAACGGCAGCAATGGCAACTGGTGCAGGAGCTGGATCCCGACATCAGCCACTTTGAGTTCTTTCTCTCCAAGGGGCCGATCCTCCGACCGGACTGGTCCGATGACACGGTTCTGCTGCAAGCCCGCGGCGTGCGCAACCCGTGCATCTGGGGCTGGCCTGGTACCAGCCTGCTGGATTCGGACATGGCACCGCTTGACCTCTCGGAGGAGGGTGTTCTGCTGCTCCAGGCCCTTGAGGCGGCCGGTCCGGAGCAGCCCCTGGAGCGGTTGCTGCCGGACTGGTCCCGCGCCCAACTGCTGAGCACGGCCAGGCTGTTGCTGGAGCAGCGCCTGCTGCTGCTGCGGCCTGGCGAGTGA
- a CDS encoding ATP synthase has translation MSLHDSVPQDTDPGHPAAGVEASVLTSDAPEAKASNGMDDYARLRQRLILATLLVSAVAVVITSLRFDLATAGSLLVGAMAGLLYLRLLARSVERVGNGSKSVGKFQLLVPVVLVLAAARLPELQLLPALIGFLLYKPAILLNAVFDS, from the coding sequence GTGTCTCTTCACGACTCCGTCCCTCAGGACACGGATCCGGGACATCCCGCAGCCGGTGTCGAGGCCTCTGTTCTCACGTCCGATGCCCCGGAGGCCAAGGCTTCCAACGGGATGGACGATTACGCGCGGCTTCGGCAGCGCCTGATCCTGGCCACGCTGCTCGTTTCGGCAGTGGCTGTTGTGATCACCTCTCTCCGCTTTGATCTGGCCACTGCCGGCAGTCTGCTGGTAGGCGCCATGGCCGGCTTGCTTTACCTGCGGCTTCTTGCTCGCAGTGTTGAGCGAGTCGGGAACGGATCGAAGTCTGTGGGCAAGTTTCAGCTTCTGGTGCCTGTGGTGCTTGTGCTCGCTGCGGCGCGCCTGCCCGAGTTGCAGTTGCTGCCTGCCCTGATCGGCTTTCTGCTCTACAAGCCGGCCATTCTTCTGAATGCTGTCTTCGACAGCTGA
- the queF gene encoding preQ(1) synthase produces MASGSAAGSAATPSPENQTRTPRYGERAIAEAELICFENPRPGRAYEVSIELPEFTCTCPFSGYPDFAVLRLLYQPGPRVLELKALKLYVNAYRDRAISHEEVANRILDDLVAAAEPVWMELLADFNPRGNVHTVVRVSHGTRQAC; encoded by the coding sequence ATCGCCAGTGGCTCTGCTGCCGGCAGTGCCGCAACCCCCTCCCCGGAAAACCAGACACGTACCCCTCGCTACGGCGAGCGGGCGATTGCCGAGGCTGAGCTGATCTGCTTTGAAAACCCTCGCCCGGGGCGGGCCTATGAGGTCTCGATCGAGCTGCCGGAGTTCACCTGCACTTGCCCCTTTTCCGGTTATCCCGATTTCGCCGTGCTGCGGTTGCTCTACCAGCCCGGCCCCCGGGTGTTGGAACTCAAGGCCCTGAAGCTCTACGTGAACGCTTACCGCGATCGCGCCATTTCCCACGAGGAGGTGGCCAACCGCATCCTCGACGACCTTGTGGCTGCGGCCGAGCCGGTCTGGATGGAGCTCCTGGCCGATTTCAACCCCCGAGGCAATGTCCACACCGTGGTGCGGGTGTCCCATGGCACCCGTCAGGCCTGCTGA